In the Acidobacteriota bacterium genome, AGAAGCCGACCATCGCGAAGATGGCGAGGGAGGCGATGACGCCGTAGAAGCTGTTAAGGGCGGCCTGCGCGTTGGTGATCCGACGCACCTCGAGGGTCTGCTCGCGCTGCTCGGCGAAACGCTCGGCCCAGCGCGAGTAGGCGCGCTGCTCGGCGCCGCTGATGCGCAGCTTCGGCAGGCCGTTGATGATGCCCAGGAGGAGGCTGGCGATCTTGCCCTGGAGCTCAAAGAGGGGGCGCTGGCGGCGCACCTGGATGTAGGTCAGGGCACCGGTGACGAGCAGCAGCACCGCCACCACCAGGGTGGCGATGAGGGCCAGCGGGCGGCTGAAGTAGAAGAGCAGCCCGAAGCTGAAGACCGAGAAGATGGCGGTCAACAGGGAAGTGGTGACGTTGCCCATGAAGAGCTCTCGGATCGAGTCGAGGCCCATCGACCGGTCGGCGAGATCGCCGACGCTGAAGCGCCGGAAGAAGGACACCGGCAAGGACAGCAGGCGGTCCCAGACGGCGGCCTGGACGGTGCCATCGACCTTGCCACCGAGGCGCAGGACGGCGATGCTGCGGGTGATCTGGAAGATGCCGGCGGCAAGGGCACTGATGATCAAGCCGAGGGTCATCTGGGCGAGCTGCGAACGGTCGGCGCTGGGGATGACGTGACCGAAGATGCGACCGGTCATCAGTGGCACGACCAGCCCGACCAAGCCGCCGGCCACACCCATGGCGAGAATGGTGGTGAGGTCGCGGCCACGGCCGCGGAGGGCGGCGCGCGCCAGATCGCGGACTTGAACGGCGCGCTCCGGCAGCGGCGGGTAGAGCATGAAGGCGCTACCGTCGAGGCGCTCGGCGAGGGCGCCGTCGACCTTGTGGCGCTCGCCGGTGGAGGGATCGACCAGGTGGTATCGGCGCGCCGAGATCGGTAGCAGGGCGACCGGGCGAGGTTCCGCCTCGTCGTCTTCGGCGAGGTAGGCGATCAGCGGGCCATTGTCCTGACGCCACCAATCGTCACGCAACAGCACGCGGCGCCAGCGCACTCGGGAAGCCGAGCAGATCTCCTCGAAGCGCAGACTGCGCCGTTTGCCCTCCGGCGACTCGGCCGGGGTCTGGATGGTGAGGCCGAGGGCCTGGCCGACCATTCGGCAGACGGCGAGGATCGGGTCTTCGGTGGCGGCGCTGGCGGCCGCCGCGGTCGCCCCGCCGTCGTCGCCGAGCACGCGGGTGAGGCGGCCGTGGGCGGCGGCGAGACCGGCGCGATCGCGATGGCTCTGCCGCGCCACCCGCTCGCGGTCGGCTTCCGCTTCGCCCGCGAGGTGCTCCTCGAGGTAGGCGATGTAAGTGCGGTGGAACTCCTCCAGGGCGTTTCCCAGCCGGCCATCGGCGACCAGGGTGGCGGTGCTCTGGGCGCTCAGGCGAGAGTCCGCCGCTCCCTTCACCCAGGTGCGGCGCCCGACCGGCAGGGTCTGGCCATCGAGTGGGAAGGAGGCGCGTCCCAGAAAGCGAGCCTCGCCCTCCAGGAGTCTCACCCACTGGACACCGCGGTCGCTGCGGGCGACGGTCTTCTTCTTTTCGAGAACCGTCTCCTCGCCGGCGGAAAGGGCGATGAAGCGCTTCGGCGGTGGCGGCGGGGAGACGCTGTCGAAGAGCAGCTCGAGCCAGCCGTCGATGCCGCGATGGAGGTCTGCCGGCGGCGTCCCGGCGGTGACCGGCGCGATTGTCGAGGGGACGGCGCTGACCGCGATCAGCTGCAGCTTTCCGCCTTCGACTCCACAGAGGGCGTCGCCGGTCTCGGCGGATCCGAGGTGCAGGCGCCGGCCCCAGCCACCGTCTTCGGTGGCGAGCCGGGCGAAGACCTCGAAACGACCGGAGGTCACCAACCGCGGCGGCGAGCCCGCCGGCAGGGGTAGCACCTCGTTGCCGGCGAGGGCCGGTGGACCGGTGGGGGGCTGGAGAGGATCGCTCATCGTTCCGTCAGTCCTCTCCGATCAGTTGGGCGTAAGGTCCATCGGGCGTCGCCATGAGCTGGTCGTGGGTGCCTCGCTGCACCACCTTGCCGTGGTCGAGGACGATGATCTCGTCGGCATCCCGAATGGTGCTCAGGCGATGGGCGACGATCAGGCAGGTGGCGCCGCGGCGGCGCAGGTTTTGGTCGATGCGCTGCTCGGTCGTCGAGTCGAGGGCGCTGGTGGCTTCGTCGAGCACCAGCAGGGTGGGGCTGCCGACCAGAGCGCGGGCGATCTCGAGGCGTTGGCGCTGACCACCGCTGAAGTTGGACCCGCCCTCCCGCACCGGGCTGTCGTAGCCTCCGGGGCGGGCGGCGATGTCGTCGTGGATGGAGGCGTCGCGGGCGGCGGCGACGATCTCCGGCAGGGCGGCCGTCGAATCCCACAGGGTGAGGTTTTCGCGCACCGAGCCTTCGAACAGGAAGATGCTCTGGTCGACGGAGCTCATGGAGTGGTTGAGGGTGCGGCGGTCGAGGTCGCGGCGCGCCTTGCCGTCGAACAGGATTTCCCCTTCCCAGGGTTCGTAGAGGCCGTTGACCAGCTTGGCGACGGTCGATTTGCCGCTGCCGGAGCCGCCCACCAGGGCGATGCGCTTGCCCGGCTCGAGCACCATGTCGAGGCCGCTGATGAGGGGCGGATCGAGACGGTTGTAGCCGAAGGAGACGTTGCGCAGCTCGAGGTGTCCGTGGAGCTTGAGGGGTGGGTCCGAGCTCTCCTCGGCGGCCTCGTAGGCCGGGTCCGTCGGGTAGCGCAGCACGTCGTCGAGGCGCGCCATGTCGCCCTCGACGGTCTGCAGCTTGCCGCCCAGGTTGACCAGACGGTTGATCGGCGCGATGAAGCTCGCCATCAGCACCTGGAAAGCCACCAGTCCACCGAGGGTGAGCTCACCATCCATCACCCGCAGTCCGCCGAGGCCGAGGATGAGGGCCGTGCTGAGGGCCGACAGCACCGGTGGAATGGTGTCGAGGATCTGGGTCTGGCGCTCGAGGTCCTGGCGAATGTTGACCACCTTCGATTGGTAGCCGGCCCAGCGCGCGTAAAGGTCCGTCTCTCCGCCCGAGGCTTTGTAGGTCTCGATCATCTGAAGACCGCCGATGGCGGTGCCGTCGAGCTTGCCGCGCTCCTGCAGCAGGCGGCGGTTGCCATCGACCCGTTTGCGCGACACGAAGCGCAGGGCCGCGACATTGAGGGAGGCGACGGCGATGCCGACCAGGGTCAGCACGACGTCGTAGCGGAAGAGCACGAAGGCGTAGAACAGCACCGCCAGAATGGCGAGGAAGTTGGTCGCCAGGTCGCGCGACAGGAGCTGCGCGACGCGGTCGTTGATCTGCACTCGAGAGCTGATGTCGCCGCTGAAGCGCTGGCTGAAGAACTCCGTCGGCAGGCGCAGGACGTGCCATAGGAAGCGGCTCGAGCCGGCGAGGGCGATCTTGGTTTCGAGACGCAGCAGAAAGTGTTGCTGGATCCAGGTCAGGGAGCCGAGGACGGCGGCCGTCAGGCCCATGGCGAGGAGCAGGGGCTTGAGCCAGTCGAGGCGGCCCTCGAGCAGCACGCGATCGACGAAGACCTTCGAGAACACCGGCACCACCAGCCCCGGCATCACCAGGGCGAGACCGGCGAGGAGCACGAAGGCGACGGCGGCGGCCGAGCCGATCAGGCGGCGGCGCAGCGCCGGCACCATGCTCGGGGGCTGGCCGCCGGGAGCGAAGTCCTGGCTCGGCGTGAAGGTCAGAACGACGCCGGTGAAGGACTGGTCGAGCTCCTCCTCGTCGACGACGCGCGGTCCCATCGCCGGATCGTTGAGGTAGACCTTGCCGCGGTCGATGCCTTCGAGCACCAGGAAGTGGTTGAAGTTCCAGTGCAGGATCATCGGCGCCGGCAGGCTGCGCAACGCCTCCGGCTGCTTCTTGAACCCCTTCGCCACCAGGCCGTATCGGCGCGCCGCTTTCACCACGTTGGAGGCCTTCGAGCCGTCTCGCGAGACGCCGCAGGCGATGCGCAGCTTCTCGAGCGGTTCCCACTTGCGATAGTGGGCCAGAACGATGGCGAGGCTGGCGGCGCCGCACTCGACGGCCTCCATTTGCAAGATTGTGGGGGTGCGGGCGCGGCGTCGCCGCGGCAGCCAGGAACGCAGGCGGGTGAGAACGCGGCGCAGCACCGTCAGAGCGCTCCGGCGAGGCGCAGGTCGAGGCTCATCACTGCGGCGCTGACCAATCGGACGAGGGGCGAGATCATCCTAGAGGCCGAGGTTCTGCCGCACCTTCGGCATGATCAGGTGGATGGGCCGATCCTCGCGCACCACCACCCGACCATCGGCGAGGGTGCCGCTGCTGATCTCGAGATCGGGGCCCCGGCTCGACGACCAGCGGTAGCCGGTGGGGGTGTTGG is a window encoding:
- a CDS encoding NHLP bacteriocin export ABC transporter permease/ATPase subunit; this encodes MSDPLQPPTGPPALAGNEVLPLPAGSPPRLVTSGRFEVFARLATEDGGWGRRLHLGSAETGDALCGVEGGKLQLIAVSAVPSTIAPVTAGTPPADLHRGIDGWLELLFDSVSPPPPPKRFIALSAGEETVLEKKKTVARSDRGVQWVRLLEGEARFLGRASFPLDGQTLPVGRRTWVKGAADSRLSAQSTATLVADGRLGNALEEFHRTYIAYLEEHLAGEAEADRERVARQSHRDRAGLAAAHGRLTRVLGDDGGATAAAASAATEDPILAVCRMVGQALGLTIQTPAESPEGKRRSLRFEEICSASRVRWRRVLLRDDWWRQDNGPLIAYLAEDDEAEPRPVALLPISARRYHLVDPSTGERHKVDGALAERLDGSAFMLYPPLPERAVQVRDLARAALRGRGRDLTTILAMGVAGGLVGLVVPLMTGRIFGHVIPSADRSQLAQMTLGLIISALAAGIFQITRSIAVLRLGGKVDGTVQAAVWDRLLSLPVSFFRRFSVGDLADRSMGLDSIRELFMGNVTTSLLTAIFSVFSFGLLFYFSRPLALIATLVVAVLLLVTGALTYIQVRRQRPLFELQGKIASLLLGIINGLPKLRISGAEQRAYSRWAERFAEQREQTLEVRRITNAQAALNSFYGVIASLAIFAMVGFSSRVDLPIGEFLAFNAAFGQFLASSFAILGVFSSILTMVPIYERVQPILETPPEVDVDKADAGELAGDIEFGHVSFRYEDDGPLILDDVSFRAGAGEFVALVGPSGSGKSTCIRLILAFESPQSGSIYFDGQDLSTLAVQSVRRQIGVVLQHGQPMVGDIYSNIVGSSDLGIQAAWEAAAMAGLAEDIQAMPMGMHTVISEGAGTFSGGQKQRLLIARAVVHRPRILLFDEATSALDNRTQEIVSRSLENLKATRIVVAHRLSTIVNADRIVVIDKGRVVETGTYEELAAAGGVFARLIERQVV
- a CDS encoding NHLP family bacteriocin export ABC transporter peptidase/permease/ATPase subunit; this encodes MPRRRRARTPTILQMEAVECGAASLAIVLAHYRKWEPLEKLRIACGVSRDGSKASNVVKAARRYGLVAKGFKKQPEALRSLPAPMILHWNFNHFLVLEGIDRGKVYLNDPAMGPRVVDEEELDQSFTGVVLTFTPSQDFAPGGQPPSMVPALRRRLIGSAAAVAFVLLAGLALVMPGLVVPVFSKVFVDRVLLEGRLDWLKPLLLAMGLTAAVLGSLTWIQQHFLLRLETKIALAGSSRFLWHVLRLPTEFFSQRFSGDISSRVQINDRVAQLLSRDLATNFLAILAVLFYAFVLFRYDVVLTLVGIAVASLNVAALRFVSRKRVDGNRRLLQERGKLDGTAIGGLQMIETYKASGGETDLYARWAGYQSKVVNIRQDLERQTQILDTIPPVLSALSTALILGLGGLRVMDGELTLGGLVAFQVLMASFIAPINRLVNLGGKLQTVEGDMARLDDVLRYPTDPAYEAAEESSDPPLKLHGHLELRNVSFGYNRLDPPLISGLDMVLEPGKRIALVGGSGSGKSTVAKLVNGLYEPWEGEILFDGKARRDLDRRTLNHSMSSVDQSIFLFEGSVRENLTLWDSTAALPEIVAAARDASIHDDIAARPGGYDSPVREGGSNFSGGQRQRLEIARALVGSPTLLVLDEATSALDSTTEQRIDQNLRRRGATCLIVAHRLSTIRDADEIIVLDHGKVVQRGTHDQLMATPDGPYAQLIGED